The Croceicoccus marinus genome contains a region encoding:
- a CDS encoding efflux RND transporter permease subunit: protein MARYFIDRPIFAWVISLGIVLAGLIALRALPIEQYPEVAPPSLSISVAYPGADAETLEQNVTQVIEQSLNGVEGFLYMDSSSTSTGAATITLTFESGTDIDIAQTEVQNRLSTVEARLPEAVRQQGIQVRQANAGFLMIVALLSEDGNRNAIDLGNIASTQVVDELRRVQGVGDVTLFGSSYAMRIWLDPDKLASFRLSPTAVLAAVREQNSQTAGGSLGAQPYADDQQLTATITTQGRFQIAEEFREIILRAETGGATVRLGDVARVELGAENYGFAASLNGKPMAGLAVQLATGANALATAEAVEERMEELSGALPAGVSWAIPYDTTPFVRISVEEVVKTLIEAMALVFLVMFLFLQNWRATIIPTLVVPIALMGACLGLWLFGFSINVLSLFAMVLAIGILVDDAIVVIENVERIMREEGLPPLEATRKAMDQITGAIIGITLVLIAVFVPMAFFPGSTGGIYRQFSLTLSVSIFFSALLALTLTPALCANFLKPIDEGENGHGDGHGHGDGDGDGQVEPARPANMDEPGWRGKVAAARYRGTLFFGRFNRWFGNMTERYARGNERILSRPMRGLAVFVVLGVVTALLFMRLPTAFLPTEDQGNLITVVQTPPGATMERTDEVLAPIEQFWMSQPETRDLIVVRGFSFFGRGQNNAMMFTNLKPWEERSDSESQASAILERASQFFQGVDNALVFPIQPPAIRSLGTASGFTMKLQDRGGLGRDALIDARNQLMAAATQSELIANIRPEDQAPSPELELEVDRVQARALGLSIDDVNNALSINNGSAYVNDFTYQGRVLRVVVQADAPFRMTPEDIMSLRIPNNNGELVPFSAFATADWSAAPPSLGRYNGYPAMTLSGTAAPGKSSGDALAEMEQLASQLPPGIEFEWTGLSYEEKQAGGQIGLLLGLSVVVVFLMLAALYESWAVPLAVLLVVPMGVLGAVLFSILRGLSADVYFNVGLITIIGLAAKNAILIVEFAIEEEERGLSPLDAVKSAARLRLRPIIMTSLAFILGMVPLVLASGAGAASRIAVGTGVMGGMIAATAIGIFIIPLLYLLTRRYLSHKQPSAAGHLDEGGEPDTRGPGAQEGEAAR, encoded by the coding sequence ATGGCCCGCTATTTCATCGACAGGCCGATCTTTGCCTGGGTGATCTCGCTCGGCATCGTGCTGGCGGGCCTGATCGCGCTGCGTGCGCTGCCGATCGAGCAATATCCGGAAGTCGCGCCCCCCTCGCTCAGCATCAGCGTCGCCTATCCCGGTGCCGATGCGGAGACGCTGGAGCAGAACGTCACCCAGGTGATCGAGCAGTCGCTGAACGGTGTGGAGGGCTTCCTCTACATGGATTCGTCCAGCACCTCGACCGGGGCGGCGACGATCACGCTGACCTTCGAATCCGGCACCGACATCGATATCGCGCAGACCGAGGTGCAGAACCGCCTGTCCACTGTCGAGGCGCGCCTGCCCGAAGCGGTGCGCCAGCAGGGCATCCAGGTCCGGCAGGCCAATGCCGGCTTCCTGATGATCGTCGCGCTGTTGTCGGAAGACGGGAACCGCAACGCCATCGACCTTGGCAATATCGCTAGCACCCAGGTGGTCGACGAACTGCGCCGGGTGCAGGGCGTGGGCGACGTGACCCTGTTCGGATCGTCCTATGCGATGCGGATCTGGCTGGATCCCGACAAGCTGGCTTCGTTCCGCCTGTCGCCGACCGCGGTACTGGCGGCGGTGCGCGAGCAGAACAGCCAGACGGCGGGCGGTTCGCTGGGCGCGCAGCCCTATGCGGACGACCAGCAGCTGACCGCGACGATCACCACGCAGGGCCGTTTCCAGATCGCCGAGGAATTCCGCGAGATCATCCTGCGTGCCGAGACCGGCGGCGCCACCGTGCGGCTGGGCGACGTCGCCCGGGTCGAGCTGGGGGCCGAGAACTACGGTTTCGCCGCCTCGCTGAACGGCAAGCCGATGGCGGGACTTGCGGTCCAGCTGGCGACAGGCGCCAATGCCCTGGCCACTGCCGAGGCGGTGGAAGAGCGCATGGAAGAGCTGTCGGGCGCCCTGCCTGCCGGTGTCAGCTGGGCGATCCCCTATGACACCACGCCCTTCGTCCGCATCTCGGTCGAGGAAGTCGTCAAGACGCTGATCGAGGCGATGGCGCTGGTCTTCCTGGTCATGTTCCTGTTCCTGCAGAACTGGCGCGCGACGATCATCCCCACGCTGGTCGTGCCGATTGCGTTGATGGGCGCTTGCCTGGGGCTGTGGCTGTTCGGCTTTTCGATCAACGTGCTGTCGCTGTTCGCGATGGTGCTGGCGATCGGCATCCTGGTCGACGACGCCATCGTGGTGATCGAGAATGTCGAGCGCATCATGCGCGAGGAAGGCCTGCCGCCGCTGGAAGCCACGCGCAAGGCGATGGACCAGATCACCGGTGCGATCATCGGCATCACGCTGGTGCTGATCGCGGTGTTCGTGCCGATGGCGTTCTTCCCCGGATCGACGGGCGGAATCTATCGCCAGTTCTCGCTGACACTGTCGGTTTCGATCTTCTTCTCGGCGCTGCTGGCGCTGACCCTGACGCCTGCGCTGTGCGCCAATTTCCTGAAGCCCATCGACGAGGGCGAAAATGGGCATGGCGACGGGCACGGGCATGGCGACGGGGACGGGGACGGGCAGGTCGAACCGGCCAGGCCCGCGAACATGGACGAGCCCGGCTGGCGCGGCAAGGTCGCGGCGGCGCGCTATCGCGGCACGCTGTTCTTCGGCCGCTTCAATCGCTGGTTCGGCAACATGACCGAACGCTATGCGCGCGGGAACGAGCGCATCCTGTCGCGCCCGATGCGCGGGCTGGCCGTCTTCGTCGTGCTGGGCGTGGTCACGGCACTGCTGTTCATGCGGTTGCCGACGGCATTCCTGCCGACCGAGGACCAGGGCAATCTGATTACGGTGGTGCAGACGCCCCCCGGTGCGACGATGGAGCGCACCGACGAGGTGCTGGCCCCGATCGAGCAATTCTGGATGTCGCAGCCCGAAACGCGCGACCTGATCGTCGTGCGCGGCTTCAGCTTCTTCGGGCGCGGGCAGAACAATGCGATGATGTTCACCAATCTCAAGCCCTGGGAAGAGCGGAGCGATTCCGAAAGCCAGGCTTCCGCCATTCTCGAACGGGCGAGCCAGTTCTTCCAGGGCGTCGACAATGCGCTGGTGTTCCCGATCCAGCCGCCGGCGATCCGGTCGCTGGGCACGGCCAGCGGGTTCACCATGAAGCTGCAGGATCGCGGCGGGCTGGGCCGCGACGCGCTGATCGATGCGCGCAACCAGCTGATGGCGGCTGCCACGCAGAGCGAGCTGATCGCCAACATCCGGCCCGAAGACCAGGCACCTTCGCCCGAGCTGGAGCTGGAAGTGGACCGGGTGCAGGCGCGCGCGCTGGGCCTGTCGATCGACGACGTGAACAATGCGCTTTCGATCAACAATGGCTCCGCCTATGTGAACGACTTCACCTACCAGGGCCGCGTGCTGCGGGTGGTGGTGCAGGCCGACGCGCCGTTCCGCATGACGCCCGAGGACATCATGTCGCTGCGGATCCCCAACAACAACGGCGAGCTGGTGCCCTTCAGCGCGTTTGCCACCGCCGACTGGTCGGCCGCGCCGCCCAGCCTTGGCCGCTATAACGGCTATCCGGCGATGACCCTGTCGGGCACCGCGGCGCCGGGCAAGTCGTCGGGCGACGCGCTGGCGGAAATGGAGCAGCTGGCATCGCAGCTGCCGCCGGGGATCGAGTTCGAATGGACCGGCCTCAGCTATGAGGAGAAGCAGGCGGGCGGGCAGATCGGCCTGTTGCTGGGCCTGTCGGTCGTGGTGGTCTTCCTGATGCTGGCGGCGCTCTACGAAAGCTGGGCGGTGCCGCTGGCGGTGCTTCTGGTGGTGCCGATGGGCGTGCTGGGCGCGGTGCTGTTCTCGATCCTGCGCGGGCTGTCGGCGGACGTGTATTTCAATGTCGGCCTGATCACCATCATCGGCCTGGCCGCGAAGAACGCGATCCTGATCGTCGAATTCGCGATCGAGGAGGAAGAGCGCGGATTGTCGCCGCTGGACGCGGTCAAGTCGGCGGCGCGGCTGCGGCTTCGGCCGATCATCATGACCTCGCTCGCCTTCATCCTGGGCATGGTGCCGCTGGTGCTGGCAAGCGGTGCGGGCGCGGCGAGCCGGATCGCGGTAGGCACGGGCGTGATGGGCGGCATGATCGCCGCGACCGCCATCGGCATCTTCATCATCCCGCTGCTCTATCTGCTGACGCGCCGCTATCTCAGCCACAAGCAGCCGTCGGCGGCGGGCCACCTGGACGAAGGCGGCGAACCGGATACCCGGGGCCCGGGCGCGCAGGAAGGGGAGGCCGCACGATGA
- a CDS encoding efflux transporter outer membrane subunit — MSITRKGTLAVMAMALALPGCINMAPDHVTPDLPVPADYDDSVRPDGTVVATSLSYDAWFADPRLDALIAEALRNNRDLVAATARIEQARAQYRIQDSRRLPQVVASASASRSRTPLTGFAGQASGNISAITLDNYQLGVGVSAFELDFWGRVRNLSDAARAQYLSTIAAQRAFYLSLIADVATTYYELLETQDQIELAEATVSSRSDSLIIAKRRLDIGVTSALPMRQAETLLTAAQQQLASERLAEARLRNQLMVLIGGRMPREMPGGLPLDQQGNGMRLDPGMPSYLLLARPDIVAAEADLRAARANIGAARAAFFPTISLTGSVGATSQSLGGLFSEDGLAWNFGPAISLPIFDWGAREGNLDYAQALEVEEVANYDRTVQTAFREVADGLAGRRWLTEQVAILERTVAAQEEIARISTLRYREGVTDYLEVLDAERTLFSAQQDLLATRRALLQNGATLYVALGGGFETDGGEIEGAGRMPVGE; from the coding sequence ATGAGCATCACGCGCAAGGGAACGCTCGCCGTGATGGCGATGGCGCTGGCTCTGCCGGGCTGCATCAACATGGCGCCCGACCATGTCACGCCCGACCTGCCGGTGCCCGCCGATTACGACGACAGCGTGCGCCCCGACGGGACGGTGGTGGCGACCAGCCTGTCATACGATGCATGGTTCGCCGACCCAAGGCTGGACGCGCTGATCGCCGAGGCGCTGCGCAACAACCGCGACCTGGTGGCGGCGACGGCGCGGATCGAACAGGCGCGGGCGCAATATCGCATCCAGGACAGCCGCCGCCTGCCGCAGGTGGTCGCCAGCGCCAGCGCATCGCGCAGCCGCACGCCGCTGACCGGCTTTGCCGGACAGGCGAGCGGCAATATCTCGGCGATAACGCTGGACAATTACCAGCTGGGCGTGGGGGTCAGCGCGTTCGAGCTGGATTTCTGGGGCCGGGTCCGCAACCTTAGCGATGCGGCGCGGGCGCAATATCTGTCGACCATCGCGGCGCAGCGGGCGTTCTATCTCTCGCTGATCGCCGATGTGGCGACGACCTATTACGAACTGTTGGAAACGCAGGACCAGATCGAGCTGGCCGAAGCCACGGTCAGCAGCCGCAGCGATTCGCTGATCATCGCGAAACGGCGGCTGGACATCGGCGTGACCTCGGCGCTGCCGATGCGGCAGGCCGAAACGCTGCTGACCGCCGCGCAGCAGCAGCTGGCGAGCGAGAGGCTGGCCGAGGCGCGGCTGCGCAACCAGCTGATGGTGCTGATCGGCGGCCGGATGCCCCGGGAGATGCCCGGCGGCCTGCCGTTGGACCAGCAGGGCAACGGCATGCGGCTCGATCCCGGCATGCCGTCCTATCTGCTGCTGGCGCGGCCCGATATCGTGGCGGCGGAAGCGGATCTGCGCGCGGCGAGGGCCAATATCGGCGCGGCGCGGGCGGCGTTCTTCCCGACGATCTCGCTGACCGGCAGCGTGGGCGCCACCTCGCAGTCGCTGGGCGGCCTCTTCAGCGAGGATGGGCTGGCGTGGAATTTCGGTCCGGCGATCAGCCTGCCGATCTTCGACTGGGGCGCGCGCGAGGGCAATCTGGACTATGCGCAGGCGCTGGAGGTCGAGGAAGTCGCCAATTACGACCGAACCGTCCAGACCGCGTTTCGCGAGGTGGCCGACGGGCTGGCAGGCCGCCGCTGGCTGACCGAGCAGGTCGCGATCCTGGAACGCACCGTCGCCGCGCAGGAGGAGATCGCCCGCATCTCGACGCTGCGCTACCGCGAGGGCGTTACCGACTATCTCGAAGTGCTCGATGCCGAGCGGACTCTGTTCAGCGCGCAGCAGGACCTTTTGGCGACGCGGCGCGCGCTGCTGCAGAACGGCGCGACGCTGTATGTCGCGCTGGGCGGCGGGTTCGAGACGGACGGCGGCGAGATCGAGGGTGCCGGAAGGATGCCGGTCGGCGAATGA
- a CDS encoding two-component regulator propeller domain-containing protein: MRRSLLSLAASVAVIAVPQSAMADTLVDIVSEHVDEDVPMPLFQADASWPRLPEDTILGQSPGLAVDSQDTIWVLTRPNSLDPTESGLAQDPPIALACCRLPPHVLRFDQEGNLLSGWGGPQLAPGEGEGEQWPANVHGLYVDDDGTVWIGGNGDGDHVVLNFTADGQFIRQFGMRGETDGNESRTTLGNPADIAANDESVLVADGYINKRVVELSDADLAMTHLFGAYGAVPGGGTRDEPFDQSQASSTADGGADPESRIFGDIVHCVVRGPDSTIYVCDRRNNRLQLFRETADGAEFLRDIVIGAGTGGTRSASDVAFSPDGTYVYVADMMNGRVWVLLRETHEMVGSFGRNGRYPGQFIWLHSVDVDSMGNVYTTEVGSGRRVQRFVFQGLSD, encoded by the coding sequence ATGCGCCGATCGTTGCTGTCCCTTGCCGCTAGCGTTGCCGTCATCGCCGTTCCCCAGTCTGCCATGGCCGACACGCTGGTCGATATCGTCAGCGAGCATGTGGACGAGGATGTGCCCATGCCGCTGTTTCAGGCCGATGCCTCGTGGCCGCGCCTGCCAGAGGACACGATTCTGGGCCAGTCGCCGGGCCTCGCGGTCGATTCGCAGGACACGATCTGGGTGCTGACGCGGCCCAATTCGCTCGACCCCACCGAATCGGGCCTGGCGCAGGATCCGCCCATCGCGCTCGCCTGCTGCAGGCTGCCGCCGCATGTCCTGCGCTTCGATCAGGAGGGCAACCTGCTATCGGGCTGGGGCGGCCCGCAGCTCGCCCCCGGCGAGGGAGAAGGCGAGCAATGGCCAGCCAATGTGCACGGCCTGTATGTCGATGACGATGGCACGGTCTGGATCGGCGGCAATGGCGACGGCGACCACGTCGTCCTGAACTTCACCGCCGACGGGCAGTTCATCCGCCAGTTCGGCATGCGCGGAGAGACGGACGGCAACGAATCGCGCACCACGCTGGGCAATCCCGCCGACATTGCGGCCAATGACGAATCGGTGCTGGTCGCCGACGGCTATATCAACAAGCGCGTCGTCGAACTTTCCGACGCCGATCTGGCCATGACCCATCTGTTCGGTGCCTATGGCGCGGTGCCGGGCGGAGGCACGCGCGACGAACCCTTCGACCAGAGCCAGGCCAGCAGCACCGCCGACGGCGGGGCCGATCCCGAATCGCGGATTTTCGGCGACATCGTGCACTGCGTGGTGCGCGGGCCCGACAGCACGATCTATGTCTGCGACCGGCGCAACAACCGGCTGCAATTGTTTCGCGAAACGGCGGACGGGGCGGAGTTCCTGCGAGACATCGTGATCGGCGCGGGCACGGGCGGTACGCGTTCGGCCAGCGATGTCGCGTTCAGCCCCGACGGCACCTATGTCTATGTCGCCGACATGATGAACGGCCGCGTATGGGTGCTGCTGCGCGAAACGCATGAGATGGTCGGCAGCTTTGGCCGCAACGGGCGCTATCCGGGGCAGTTCATCTGGCTGCACAGCGTCGACGTCGACAGCATGGGCAATGTCTACACGACCGAGGTCGGATCCGGCCGCCGCGTGCAGCGCTTTGTGTTCCAGGGCCTGTCGGACTAG
- a CDS encoding sulfite exporter TauE/SafE family protein: MLAQLAISLLPYLALLAAGLGAGFAGGLFGIGGGFVVVPALTLILPMLGTSPQQVMHVAIGTSLATIIFTSLRSVQSHARRGAVDVPFIRGWAPWLVVGTILGTLIADRVSSSTLALIFGIGVLVFAAYFLLPIRPERQQISDTMPTGATRIGLAGFLGLISALLGIGGGTITTLTMTSCGAPIHRAIGTASGVGAIIALPAAIGFAITGFGEAGLPRLSIGYISMPAAIAIIATAVIAAPLGVAAAHRLSPALLRRVFGSYLVVVGITMITKA, translated from the coding sequence ATCTTGGCCCAGCTCGCAATCTCCCTCCTGCCCTATCTGGCGCTTCTGGCGGCGGGGCTCGGCGCCGGTTTCGCGGGCGGGTTGTTCGGGATCGGCGGCGGTTTCGTTGTGGTACCCGCGCTCACGCTGATCCTGCCGATGCTGGGCACCTCGCCGCAGCAGGTGATGCATGTCGCGATCGGCACATCGCTTGCCACGATCATTTTCACCTCGCTGCGTTCGGTACAGTCGCACGCCCGGCGGGGCGCGGTCGACGTGCCCTTCATCAGGGGCTGGGCCCCGTGGCTGGTAGTGGGCACGATCCTGGGCACGCTGATCGCCGACCGGGTTTCCAGCAGCACGCTGGCGCTGATCTTCGGGATCGGCGTGCTGGTCTTCGCCGCCTATTTCCTGTTGCCGATAAGGCCAGAGCGGCAGCAGATATCGGATACCATGCCGACCGGCGCCACGCGCATCGGGCTGGCGGGCTTCCTTGGCCTGATCTCGGCCCTGCTGGGGATCGGCGGCGGCACGATCACGACGCTGACGATGACCAGCTGCGGCGCGCCGATCCACCGCGCCATCGGCACCGCATCGGGCGTCGGCGCGATCATCGCCCTGCCCGCCGCGATCGGCTTTGCCATCACCGGCTTTGGCGAGGCGGGGCTGCCGCGCCTGTCGATCGGCTATATCAGCATGCCCGCAGCCATCGCGATCATCGCCACCGCGGTGATCGCCGCCCCGCTGGGCGTGGCGGCCGCGCACAGGCTCAGCCCCGCACTGCTGCGACGGGTGTTCGGCAGCTATCTGGTGGTGGTAGGGATTACCATGATAACGAAAGCCTGA
- a CDS encoding putative bifunctional diguanylate cyclase/phosphodiesterase yields the protein MQRMGIAGAKTQKLLGLQYAALARTAFLRFAVFVVAAIPAITFWVESSGFWLAAGWFLLVVLIAAALLRMERGFIDAERRQMASEEQRTHLAAVGLAGLLWAGPMLAFPDAMASGNAPQYAVMALLICVFVLALSAVPAAAMTFIAIFAFAGATSMILAGDFAGTVAQLAFGMVVAAGAMALSRLYLRLRLTEANLAEKQETVSLLLHEFEENSADWLWQVDAARRVRGVSPRFAHALCMEPREADGQPLLRLIAGEGWDTGALPSSLRDLAERLKRRESFSNMMVRVSMNGRTRWWELSGTPKHDEHGQFAGFRGVGSDVTEQRESAEKIAQLARYDQLTGLPNRMMLTEALGTALQRAEQWRTRCAFLMIDLDRFKAVNDTLGHQIGDKLLAQVSRRLRVLMGQHDTCGRLGGDEFAVVMADVNDREAVDRMAHAIIDVLSKPYDVDHHTLFVGASVGSAVGPRDARTVETLMRNADLALYRSKDEGGGSHFAYEPQMHAHAEERRKLEFALRHALERDELELNFQPVVDAVTEEILSFEALMRWNSVEFGRVSPAKFIPIAEDTRLIVPIGEWALRRACDEAAHWPGHVKVAVNVSAEQMLDANFASTVVSALAASGLAPERLELEVTESIFLRDGGAAQSTLNQIQSLGCKLALDDFGTGYSSLGYLRNNRFNTIKIDRSFVTGAAKDSPESLAIIRAVVAMCDALGMETTAEGVESERELERIRQLGCSKIQGFLFGRPMGALEANALLDQRAERRIA from the coding sequence ATGCAGCGCATGGGCATCGCCGGAGCCAAGACGCAGAAGCTGCTGGGGCTGCAATATGCGGCGCTGGCGCGAACGGCGTTCCTGCGATTCGCGGTCTTCGTCGTCGCGGCCATTCCTGCAATCACCTTCTGGGTGGAAAGCTCGGGCTTCTGGCTGGCGGCGGGCTGGTTCCTCCTGGTCGTGCTGATCGCCGCGGCACTGCTGCGGATGGAGCGCGGCTTCATCGATGCCGAGCGGCGCCAGATGGCGTCGGAGGAGCAGCGCACCCATCTGGCGGCGGTCGGGCTTGCCGGGCTGCTGTGGGCGGGGCCGATGCTGGCGTTTCCCGATGCGATGGCCAGCGGCAATGCGCCCCAATATGCGGTCATGGCGTTGCTGATCTGCGTGTTCGTGCTGGCGCTGTCCGCTGTGCCGGCCGCGGCGATGACCTTTATCGCGATCTTCGCCTTTGCCGGTGCGACCTCGATGATCCTGGCGGGCGATTTTGCCGGCACGGTGGCGCAGCTGGCGTTCGGAATGGTGGTGGCGGCGGGCGCGATGGCGCTGTCGCGGCTGTATCTGCGGCTGCGCCTGACCGAGGCGAACCTGGCCGAGAAGCAGGAAACCGTTTCGCTGCTGCTGCACGAGTTCGAGGAAAATTCGGCCGATTGGCTGTGGCAGGTCGATGCCGCGCGCCGGGTGCGCGGCGTGTCGCCCCGTTTCGCCCATGCGCTGTGCATGGAACCTCGCGAGGCCGACGGCCAGCCGCTGCTGCGCCTGATCGCGGGCGAGGGCTGGGACACCGGCGCGCTGCCGTCGTCGCTGCGCGACCTGGCCGAGCGGCTGAAGCGGCGCGAGAGTTTTTCCAACATGATGGTGCGCGTGTCGATGAACGGGCGCACCCGCTGGTGGGAATTGTCGGGCACCCCCAAGCATGACGAACACGGCCAGTTCGCAGGCTTCCGCGGAGTGGGATCGGACGTTACCGAACAGCGCGAAAGCGCCGAGAAGATCGCGCAGCTCGCCCGCTATGACCAGCTGACCGGCCTGCCCAACCGCATGATGCTGACCGAGGCGCTGGGCACCGCGCTGCAGCGCGCCGAGCAATGGCGCACGCGCTGTGCTTTCCTGATGATCGATCTCGACCGGTTCAAGGCGGTCAACGATACGCTGGGCCACCAGATTGGTGACAAGCTGCTGGCACAGGTGTCGCGCCGCCTGCGCGTGCTGATGGGCCAGCATGACACCTGCGGCCGCCTCGGCGGCGACGAGTTCGCGGTCGTCATGGCCGACGTGAACGACCGCGAGGCGGTGGACCGCATGGCGCATGCGATCATCGACGTGCTGTCCAAGCCCTATGACGTCGATCACCACACCCTGTTCGTCGGCGCGTCGGTCGGTTCCGCCGTCGGCCCGCGCGATGCGCGCACGGTCGAAACGCTGATGCGCAATGCCGACCTGGCGCTCTATCGGTCGAAGGACGAGGGCGGCGGCAGCCATTTCGCCTATGAGCCGCAGATGCACGCCCATGCCGAGGAGCGCCGCAAGCTGGAATTCGCGCTGCGCCATGCGCTGGAGCGCGACGAGCTTGAGCTGAACTTCCAGCCGGTGGTCGACGCGGTGACCGAGGAAATCCTGAGCTTCGAGGCGCTGATGCGCTGGAACAGCGTGGAGTTCGGCCGCGTCAGCCCCGCCAAGTTCATCCCCATTGCCGAGGATACGCGGCTGATCGTCCCCATCGGCGAATGGGCCCTGCGCCGTGCCTGTGACGAAGCTGCGCACTGGCCGGGCCATGTGAAGGTGGCGGTCAACGTGTCGGCAGAGCAGATGCTCGACGCCAATTTCGCCAGCACGGTGGTGTCGGCGCTGGCCGCCAGCGGGCTTGCCCCCGAACGGCTGGAGCTGGAAGTGACCGAATCGATTTTCCTGCGCGACGGCGGTGCTGCGCAATCGACGCTGAACCAGATCCAGTCGCTGGGCTGCAAGCTGGCGCTGGACGATTTCGGGACTGGCTATTCCTCGCTGGGCTATCTGCGCAACAACCGGTTCAACACGATCAAGATCGACCGCAGCTTCGTCACGGGCGCGGCCAAGGACAGCCCCGAATCGCTGGCCATCATCCGTGCCGTCGTCGCCATGTGCGACGCGCTAGGGATGGAAACGACGGCCGAGGGCGTGGAGAGCGAGCGCGAACTGGAACGCATCCGCCAGCTCGGCTGCTCGAAGATCCAGGGCTTCCTGTTCGGCCGCCCGATGGGCGCGCTGGAAGCCAACGCGCTGCTGGACCAGCGGGCCGAGCGGCGGATCGCCTAA
- a CDS encoding cytidine deaminase, which yields MDSTTRGRLIALAREAAGKAHAPYSRFHVGCAVMAADGSVATGANMENACYRLGLCAEQSALTAAQHAFGLAAITHVVVAGGPMTGGGIAGDDIITPCGGCRQAIAEAASLSGRDIVVISASATGSEVLETTISQLLPHGFGADVLPG from the coding sequence ATGGACAGCACCACGCGCGGCCGCCTGATCGCCCTCGCCCGCGAGGCGGCGGGCAAGGCGCATGCGCCCTATTCCCGCTTTCACGTCGGCTGCGCGGTGATGGCAGCGGACGGTTCGGTCGCGACCGGCGCGAACATGGAAAACGCCTGCTATCGCCTTGGCCTGTGCGCCGAGCAATCGGCATTGACAGCGGCCCAGCACGCGTTCGGGCTGGCGGCGATCACCCATGTCGTGGTGGCGGGCGGGCCGATGACTGGAGGCGGGATCGCGGGCGATGACATCATCACCCCCTGCGGCGGCTGCCGCCAGGCGATTGCCGAGGCAGCCTCGCTATCGGGCCGCGACATCGTGGTGATTTCCGCCAGCGCCACCGGCAGCGAGGTGCTGGAGACGACCATCTCGCAGCTTCTGCCGCATGGGTTCGGCGCGGACGTCCTGCCCGGTTAG
- a CDS encoding mechanosensitive ion channel family protein translates to MNYVETINREIMGMAEGLVASLPSLAIGLVIILLTWLVAKIAVRITARLSARAHLRESLRTLIATVTTVGVWLVGLMIAATIVLPGLEPAGLIAGLGLGTVAIGFAFQDIFENFLAGVLIMLRENMEIGDLIEVEGVLGRVESITLRETHIRQLSNELTIMPNSMLFKNPVQILTDAHIRRDELTVGVSYDTDLDHAMEVIKGALVGIEAIDDDKPVSVFAWSYGASSVDFLVQWWSDARPRDRRETKSDVVRAIKRALDDAGIEIPFPYVTHTFKEPVPLLRDAAE, encoded by the coding sequence ATGAACTACGTAGAAACGATCAACCGGGAAATCATGGGCATGGCCGAAGGGCTGGTGGCTTCGCTGCCCAGCCTGGCCATCGGGCTGGTCATCATCCTGCTGACGTGGCTGGTCGCCAAGATCGCCGTGCGCATCACCGCGCGGCTGTCGGCCCGCGCCCATCTGCGCGAAAGCCTGCGCACGCTGATCGCCACTGTGACCACCGTCGGCGTCTGGCTAGTCGGCCTGATGATCGCCGCGACCATCGTGCTGCCGGGGCTGGAACCCGCCGGGCTGATCGCGGGGCTGGGCCTTGGCACGGTGGCCATCGGCTTCGCGTTCCAGGACATCTTCGAGAATTTCCTTGCCGGCGTCCTCATCATGCTGCGCGAGAACATGGAGATCGGCGATCTGATCGAGGTCGAGGGCGTGCTGGGCAGGGTCGAATCGATCACCTTGCGCGAAACCCATATCCGCCAGCTGTCGAACGAGCTGACGATCATGCCCAATTCCATGCTGTTCAAGAACCCCGTCCAGATCCTGACCGACGCGCATATCCGCCGCGACGAGCTGACCGTGGGCGTGTCCTATGACACCGACCTCGATCACGCGATGGAGGTCATCAAGGGCGCTCTGGTCGGGATCGAGGCGATCGACGACGACAAGCCCGTCTCGGTCTTCGCCTGGTCCTATGGCGCAAGTTCGGTGGATTTCCTGGTCCAGTGGTGGTCCGACGCCCGCCCGCGCGACCGGCGCGAGACGAAGAGCGACGTGGTGCGCGCGATCAAGCGGGCGCTGGACGATGCGGGGATCGAGATTCCCTTCCCCTATGTCACGCACACCTTCAAGGAACCCGTACCCCTGCTGCGCGACGCTGCGGAGTAG